In Campylobacter sp. VBCF_01 NA2, one DNA window encodes the following:
- the hpf gene encoding ribosome hibernation-promoting factor, HPF/YfiA family, whose product MNLSIVGKQFELTDAIKDYITQAFDSLKKYNLDIISGRAVVSADEKQGRKGFVMDFSLNLAHQDTIVVREKDKDLYAAVDNATNRLAKVLRRYHDKVNSHKNRDDMKQSAVDEIIKASEPNLDDNVDEIVPTELDLYKPLEIDEALNKLKESTDQFLVFNDMDAKMRVLYKRKDGKFGLF is encoded by the coding sequence ATGAATTTAAGTATAGTAGGAAAACAGTTTGAACTAACAGACGCTATTAAGGATTATATCACACAAGCGTTTGATAGTCTAAAAAAATACAACCTTGACATTATATCAGGTCGTGCTGTCGTATCAGCAGATGAAAAACAAGGTCGCAAGGGCTTCGTCATGGATTTTTCGCTAAATTTAGCTCACCAAGACACAATTGTAGTGCGCGAAAAAGACAAAGACCTATACGCAGCGGTAGATAACGCAACAAATCGCCTTGCAAAAGTGCTTCGTCGCTATCATGACAAGGTAAATTCGCACAAAAACCGCGATGATATGAAACAAAGCGCAGTAGATGAAATCATCAAGGCTAGCGAGCCGAATTTAGACGATAATGTCGATGAAATCGTCCCAACAGAGTTAGATCTTTACAAACCGCTAGAAATCGACGAGGCGCTAAATAAATTAAAAGAAAGCACCGATCAATTCCTAGTTTTCAACGATATGGACGCTAAAATGCGCGTTTTATACAAACGCAAAGACGGCAAATTTGGATTATTCTAG
- a CDS encoding YihY family inner membrane protein, whose protein sequence is MKNLKIFLDEFKIFIKSWRKIYDPHLMHYASSLSFHTILALLPVLMVSLSVFMQLPSFHDYYAKIKAFIFSNLLPANQESLIPYLEEFMANGLSLGALGFLAVLVTSILFFDDFEEIIAQISHSPKRGFFKGLSTYWTLMTLAPVGLGASFFISSELQNLLDKTEFSRWINLLSVLPFVIIWAIFAITYATAINREIRPKAVLISSLVASTLWWISKIIFAQYVFYNKTYLSIYGSFSVALFFFLWIYISWIFYLNGVKFCVYLDNCFKNLKRN, encoded by the coding sequence ATGAAAAATTTAAAGATATTTTTGGACGAATTTAAAATTTTTATCAAATCCTGGCGCAAGATTTACGATCCGCACCTCATGCACTACGCCTCGTCGCTAAGTTTTCACACTATTTTGGCATTGCTTCCCGTGCTTATGGTATCTTTGAGCGTATTTATGCAGCTGCCTAGTTTCCACGATTATTACGCCAAAATCAAGGCATTTATCTTCTCAAACCTGCTTCCAGCCAACCAAGAAAGCCTGATTCCGTATTTGGAAGAGTTTATGGCAAACGGCCTAAGCCTTGGCGCACTGGGATTTTTGGCTGTGCTTGTAACTTCGATTTTGTTTTTTGATGATTTTGAGGAGATTATCGCGCAGATTTCGCACTCGCCAAAGCGCGGATTTTTCAAAGGCCTTAGCACATACTGGACGCTTATGACACTAGCTCCCGTGGGGCTTGGCGCGTCGTTTTTCATTAGTTCAGAACTTCAAAATTTACTCGATAAAACCGAATTTTCTAGGTGGATAAATTTGCTCTCGGTTTTGCCATTTGTTATCATTTGGGCTATTTTTGCTATCACTTACGCTACGGCGATAAACCGCGAAATTCGCCCCAAAGCCGTGCTTATATCCTCTCTCGTAGCCTCCACATTATGGTGGATTTCTAAGATTATTTTCGCGCAGTATGTGTTTTATAACAAAACCTATCTTAGCATTTACGGCTCATTTTCGGTAGCGTTATTTTTCTTTTTGTGGATTTACATAAGTTGGATTTTTTATCTAAATGGCGTGAAATTTTGCGTTTATTTGGATAATTGCTTTAAAAATTTAAAGCGCAATTAA
- a CDS encoding type II secretion system protein: MKKGFTLIELVFTIVILAITTMAIPRIVAQTVNLNMFAVQQELVYNAKSMMSRIQPAKWDSAYSTSAGCTGGCSNANVIHSVNIAAGATKESRVGILDSEGKDKKDSISDVGPTPYGNFGIGVGSIRYAGKDKSISANQPYWDLDDYQGFKHKIKSSDLVTGDFVLNTETVVSVDYVADPLVVGNYNNSSTLVANFGTTPANGTPTNVKMVNVVTRNEDDPGASVALRYYGFNIGSGSMKIDKQQY, from the coding sequence ATGAAAAAGGGTTTCACTCTGATCGAGTTGGTCTTTACCATCGTAATCTTGGCTATTACTACAATGGCCATACCGCGTATAGTCGCTCAGACGGTAAATTTGAATATGTTTGCCGTGCAACAGGAGCTTGTTTATAATGCTAAATCTATGATGAGCCGTATTCAGCCGGCGAAGTGGGATAGTGCATATAGTACTTCTGCTGGTTGTACTGGCGGTTGTTCAAATGCTAATGTTATTCATAGTGTGAATATAGCTGCTGGTGCGACAAAAGAAAGTAGAGTCGGGATTTTGGATTCGGAAGGCAAGGATAAAAAAGATAGTATTAGCGATGTGGGTCCGACACCGTATGGGAATTTTGGCATAGGGGTTGGTTCTATTCGATACGCAGGAAAAGATAAATCTATTAGCGCAAATCAACCTTATTGGGATTTAGATGATTATCAAGGTTTTAAACATAAGATAAAAAGTTCAGATTTGGTTACAGGCGATTTTGTTCTTAATACAGAAACTGTTGTTAGTGTAGATTATGTAGCTGATCCATTAGTAGTTGGAAATTATAATAATAGTTCTACTTTGGTAGCTAATTTTGGCACTACTCCTGCGAATGGAACTCCTACAAATGTTAAAATGGTAAATGTAGTCACGAGAAACGAAGATGATCCAGGGGCTAGCGTTGCACTTAGATATTATGGTTTTAATATAGGCTCCGGTTCTATGAAAATAGATAAGCAACAGTATTAG
- a CDS encoding RNA degradosome polyphosphate kinase yields the protein MEQQSKFLNRELSWLRFNSRVLTQCQKQIPPIEKLKFVAIYSTNLDEFYMIRVAGLKQLFTAGVTASGDDEMTPLEQLREIRSYLKHEQNELEAHYIAIKEELSKNGLFIKNYDELTPDLKLSADEFFFNQIMPVIIPIAVDATHPFPHLNNLSFSIAVKLCDANAPEAIHFGMIRIPRVLPRFVQVAKNTYVTIDSIVNRHAEEIFPGYKLISSAAFRVTRNADIVIEEEEADDFMMILEAGLKLRRKGAFVRLQIAKNADPDLLNFLNEHLKIFYKDIFECSIPLTLDGLWEIAGNKDFSYLAHPQYLPKTLPPFNENTSVMSAMEKDDILIFHPYESFDPVQKLIKEASKDPKVISIRMTLYRVEKNSPIVQSLIEAASDGKQVTVMVELKARFDEENNLHWAKALEDAGAHVIYGIAGFKVHAKVTQIIKKEDGKLKFYIHLGTGNYNGSSAKIYTDVSFFTCGDTFDKDTTNFFHILSGYNKNRKLGNLSMSPMQIKERILKMIKVEESKGSDGRIIAKMNALVDSDMIKALYKASQAGVKIDLIIRGICCLRPGVAGLSENIKVRSIIGKYLEHARIFYFKHAEPCLYIASADWMPRNLERRLELMTPIYSEALQNKLKEILKLQLSDTELAYELGSDGEYSAISVANEAERINNHEYLEIFFNKIYKSARKHDDGAILATKLLKES from the coding sequence ATGGAGCAACAAAGCAAATTTTTAAATAGAGAGTTGAGTTGGCTTCGCTTTAATTCGCGCGTTTTAACTCAGTGTCAAAAGCAAATTCCACCGATTGAAAAATTGAAATTTGTAGCGATTTATAGCACAAATTTAGATGAGTTTTATATGATTCGTGTGGCTGGGCTTAAACAGCTTTTCACAGCTGGCGTAACAGCTAGCGGCGATGATGAGATGACGCCATTGGAGCAGTTGCGCGAGATCCGCTCATATCTCAAACACGAGCAAAACGAGCTAGAAGCGCACTATATCGCTATCAAAGAGGAGCTTAGCAAAAACGGCCTTTTTATCAAAAACTACGACGAGCTAACCCCTGATTTAAAGCTAAGCGCCGATGAGTTTTTCTTCAACCAAATCATGCCGGTAATTATCCCAATCGCCGTAGATGCGACGCACCCGTTTCCGCACCTAAACAACCTTAGCTTTTCGATTGCAGTCAAACTCTGCGACGCAAATGCGCCAGAGGCGATTCATTTTGGTATGATTAGGATCCCGCGTGTGCTTCCTAGATTTGTGCAGGTCGCAAAAAACACCTATGTAACGATTGATTCAATCGTAAATCGCCACGCTGAGGAGATTTTCCCGGGCTATAAGCTAATTAGCTCGGCTGCGTTTAGGGTTACAAGAAACGCTGATATCGTAATCGAAGAAGAGGAAGCAGATGATTTTATGATGATACTCGAAGCAGGTCTTAAACTGCGCCGCAAAGGGGCTTTTGTGCGACTTCAAATCGCCAAAAACGCAGACCCTGATTTGCTAAATTTCTTAAACGAACATCTTAAAATTTTCTACAAAGACATTTTCGAGTGCTCGATCCCGCTCACACTTGACGGGCTTTGGGAGATAGCTGGCAACAAGGATTTTTCCTATCTAGCTCACCCGCAGTATCTGCCAAAAACACTGCCTCCCTTTAACGAAAACACCTCAGTAATGAGCGCAATGGAAAAAGATGATATTTTGATTTTTCACCCTTATGAGAGTTTCGATCCAGTCCAAAAACTCATAAAAGAAGCTAGCAAAGACCCCAAAGTCATCTCAATCCGTATGACGCTATACCGCGTGGAGAAAAACTCGCCAATCGTCCAGAGCCTAATCGAGGCTGCAAGCGATGGCAAACAAGTAACCGTAATGGTCGAGCTAAAAGCTAGGTTTGATGAGGAAAACAACCTGCACTGGGCAAAGGCGCTAGAAGACGCTGGCGCGCATGTGATTTATGGAATCGCAGGTTTTAAGGTCCATGCCAAAGTCACTCAAATCATCAAAAAAGAAGACGGAAAGCTTAAATTTTATATCCACTTAGGCACGGGCAATTACAACGGAAGCAGTGCGAAAATCTACACCGATGTGAGCTTTTTTACTTGCGGGGATACTTTCGATAAGGATACGACGAATTTTTTCCACATACTCTCAGGTTATAACAAAAACCGCAAACTAGGCAATCTCTCAATGTCGCCAATGCAGATAAAAGAGAGAATTTTAAAGATGATTAAGGTCGAAGAGAGCAAGGGAAGTGACGGCAGAATCATCGCTAAAATGAACGCCCTCGTCGATAGCGATATGATAAAGGCGCTTTACAAAGCGAGCCAAGCCGGGGTAAAAATCGATCTCATAATCCGTGGAATTTGCTGTTTGCGCCCAGGTGTGGCGGGACTTAGCGAAAATATCAAAGTCCGCTCAATCATCGGCAAATACCTAGAACACGCTAGAATTTTTTATTTCAAACACGCAGAACCATGCCTATATATCGCAAGCGCGGATTGGATGCCACGAAATTTAGAGCGTAGATTGGAGCTTATGACGCCGATTTATAGCGAGGCTTTGCAAAATAAATTAAAAGAAATTTTAAAATTGCAGCTTAGCGATACCGAGCTTGCTTACGAGCTTGGAAGCGACGGCGAATATAGCGCAATTAGCGTGGCAAACGAAGCAGAGCGCATTAATAACCACGAGTATTTGGAAATTTTCTTTAACAAAATTTACAAATCTGCACGCAAACACGATGACGGCGCGATTTTAGCGACGAAACTTCTAAAAGAGAGTTAA
- a CDS encoding FtsW/RodA/SpoVE family cell cycle protein, with product MKFDKKILSYFDYIQPLLILPIIIFSYLLISEANTALGNKQLVYFGVGFVVFMVFFLFPIRKFLYLIPLFYWVNIALLLSVEFFGISKLGAKRWLELPFVHFTLQPSEIMKPACMLMLMYLIHKNPPPPEGYGVKDFAKFSFYILLPFALIAKEPDLGTALILFLMGFATLFIIGVNKKIWIALVLAFSVSSPVLYNNLHDYQKKRITDFLSEEHNYQVKQAVIAIGNGGIYGKNLEEATQTHFKFLPIATSDFIFAYMVERFGFVGALALIGFYALLIMHLLSLNYDFGSDYLIRVFTSALATLIFIYAGVNISMVIGFAPVVGVPLPFFSYGGSSFITFMILFGILQNLLTFRNKDNYKTISIRL from the coding sequence TTGAAATTTGACAAAAAGATTTTATCATATTTTGATTATATTCAACCTTTGCTGATTTTGCCAATTATTATTTTTTCATACCTTTTAATCAGCGAGGCAAACACCGCACTTGGCAACAAACAGCTTGTTTATTTTGGGGTTGGTTTTGTTGTTTTTATGGTCTTTTTTTTGTTTCCGATTCGCAAATTTTTGTATTTGATTCCGCTGTTTTACTGGGTAAATATCGCCCTGCTTTTAAGCGTGGAATTTTTCGGCATTAGCAAGCTTGGCGCGAAGCGTTGGTTGGAGTTGCCGTTTGTGCATTTTACCCTCCAACCAAGCGAGATTATGAAGCCAGCGTGCATGCTAATGCTAATGTATCTAATCCATAAAAATCCGCCACCGCCCGAGGGTTATGGCGTGAAGGATTTCGCTAAATTTAGCTTTTATATACTTTTGCCATTTGCGCTAATCGCCAAAGAACCAGACCTCGGAACCGCGCTAATTCTTTTTTTAATGGGATTTGCGACGCTTTTTATCATCGGCGTGAATAAAAAAATTTGGATTGCGCTGGTGTTAGCGTTTAGCGTGAGCTCGCCCGTGCTTTATAACAACCTGCACGATTACCAAAAAAAGCGCATTACGGATTTTTTGAGCGAAGAACACAACTATCAGGTCAAACAAGCCGTCATCGCTATCGGAAATGGCGGAATTTACGGCAAAAATTTAGAAGAAGCCACCCAAACTCACTTTAAATTTTTGCCAATTGCCACGAGCGATTTTATCTTTGCCTATATGGTCGAGCGCTTCGGATTTGTCGGCGCACTCGCGCTCATCGGCTTTTACGCGCTTTTAATCATGCACCTGCTTAGCCTAAATTACGACTTTGGTAGCGATTATCTCATACGGGTTTTTACCTCGGCTCTGGCGACGCTGATTTTTATCTACGCTGGGGTTAATATCTCCATGGTCATCGGATTTGCCCCTGTCGTGGGTGTGCCGCTGCCGTTTTTTAGCTACGGGGGAAGCAGTTTTATCACATTTATGATTTTGTTTGGAATTTTGCAAAATTTGCTGACTTTTAGAAACAAAGACAATTACAAAACGATAAGTATTAGGCTGTGA
- a CDS encoding type II secretion system protein gives MKKMRRAFGLIAAIFFIVLVATTAITALSIATMTARDTNNAHNREQAVLLAQSATEYAVLAMQQHVYPTTTTDNAECLNQIDITYPSRNNSLFDINVTISYLDANMPARCNRATTTAFSKTTGNAVTSHAAIIDVVVTSTPALDSPRIRYHRRTIQKP, from the coding sequence ATGAAAAAGATGAGAAGAGCTTTTGGCTTGATAGCCGCAATATTTTTTATCGTTTTAGTTGCCACTACGGCTATTACTGCGCTTTCTATCGCTACGATGACAGCCCGCGATACAAATAATGCTCACAACCGCGAGCAGGCTGTGCTTTTAGCGCAAAGTGCGACAGAGTATGCTGTTTTGGCTATGCAACAACATGTGTATCCAACCACAACTACTGACAATGCAGAGTGTCTAAATCAAATTGACATTACTTATCCAAGTCGTAACAATTCTCTTTTTGACATAAATGTTACAATCAGTTATTTGGATGCAAATATGCCTGCTAGGTGCAACAGGGCAACAACAACCGCATTTAGCAAGACGACTGGAAATGCTGTAACTAGTCACGCAGCCATTATTGATGTTGTCGTTACTTCGACACCGGCTCTTGATTCACCACGAATCAGATACCATAGAAGAACAATACAAAAACCTTAA
- a CDS encoding prepilin-type N-terminal cleavage/methylation domain-containing protein yields the protein MKKGFTLIELVMVIVILGIISMFGADLYSQIYKSYLHTRALNQLESRTQNAITLISNRLEYRIYGSVIGREAGKPITDFINLAGISKDHDIIEWIGQSIETKNINNSNPGWSGFVDMSSIPNPFNDADNKANSILSQGSSLNSVSNIIDKLTCVNRSNCATGRYNDFVIIFTYLANDYDGVNIDGAYGYNGTGNNSDRVYVASATVGNNDDENLTITNYPTRLDNVGATVREFSDQYYLAHSAYAIYPTGTQVVNYGGKAGKNFDLTLAYNYRPWAGETYSDATTQKVLLAEDVFMFRFRDDNGAVEMKLCMRDNGRNFDPNQLDMIMCKSQVVY from the coding sequence ATGAAAAAGGGTTTTACTTTAATAGAATTAGTAATGGTCATAGTGATTTTGGGTATAATCTCTATGTTTGGTGCCGATTTGTATTCTCAAATATATAAATCATACTTGCATACCCGTGCGCTAAATCAGTTAGAATCAAGGACGCAAAACGCGATTACTTTAATATCAAATCGATTGGAATATCGTATTTATGGAAGTGTAATCGGTAGAGAAGCGGGTAAGCCTATAACGGATTTTATCAATCTTGCTGGTATTAGTAAAGATCACGATATTATCGAGTGGATTGGTCAAAGTATAGAAACTAAGAATATAAATAATTCAAATCCTGGTTGGAGTGGTTTTGTGGATATGAGCTCTATCCCAAATCCTTTTAATGATGCGGATAATAAGGCAAATTCTATACTTTCTCAGGGTAGTAGTTTGAATAGTGTGAGTAATATAATTGATAAATTGACATGTGTTAATAGATCTAATTGCGCAACAGGTAGATATAATGATTTTGTTATTATATTTACTTATTTGGCTAATGACTATGATGGTGTGAATATCGATGGTGCGTATGGATACAACGGCACAGGCAATAATAGCGATAGAGTTTATGTAGCTAGTGCAACAGTAGGCAACAATGATGATGAGAATTTGACTATCACAAATTATCCAACTCGTTTGGACAATGTTGGCGCTACTGTTCGAGAGTTCTCAGATCAATACTATTTGGCGCATTCAGCATATGCTATTTATCCTACTGGAACACAAGTGGTTAATTATGGTGGAAAAGCTGGCAAAAATTTCGATCTTACATTAGCTTATAATTATAGACCATGGGCAGGTGAAACATATAGTGACGCAACAACACAAAAAGTTTTGTTAGCAGAAGATGTGTTTATGTTTAGATTTAGAGATGATAATGGTGCTGTCGAAATGAAACTATGTATGAGAGATAATGGTAGAAATTTTGACCCTAATCAATTAGATATGATTATGTGTAAATCTCAGGTGGTGTACTAA